The following are from one region of the Methanospirillum hungatei genome:
- the ftsA gene encoding coenzyme F390 synthetase, whose product MHPSQYLRSDIETMKYPDLEALIDERIQYTIQYAAEHSPFYKNFFREHNISPYEIKSHEDLLELPVINGHIIRENQPPVTQDFMFKSLDWNDIYTIHETSGTSGTPKSFFLSWDDWKRYAEKYARIFVSQGFTAEDKMIICASYGMNVGANTMTLAAREVGMSIIPTGKCTFPIRLIQSYQPTGIVGSVFKFLRLARRMQAEGMKPADSSIQRLVVGGESFAEESRKYVQELFDCDVYNSYGSTEGTMCGECQAIAGLHVPEDIVHLDIHDPRHQRFLPDGEEGHIVLTTLLKPGERCGSLLINYDTDDTTKVISRSRCQCGRTHMRIQNPWRESETIHIFEVPINRIDIERAVFQSSNLPSLTGEYEAFVYGEEENEITLRISVEAEDKDSCSIHDITDVITETILKQKPELIGSYDDGIFQILVHITGPGGLELHHIRGRPKRLMDRR is encoded by the coding sequence ATGCATCCATCACAGTATCTTCGATCTGATATTGAAACCATGAAGTATCCTGACCTTGAAGCTCTCATTGATGAAAGGATTCAGTATACCATTCAATATGCTGCAGAGCACTCACCATTTTATAAAAATTTTTTCAGGGAACATAACATCAGCCCTTATGAAATAAAAAGTCATGAGGATTTACTTGAACTACCAGTCATAAATGGTCATATCATTAGAGAAAACCAGCCTCCAGTCACGCAGGACTTTATGTTTAAAAGCCTTGATTGGAATGATATCTACACCATTCATGAGACAAGTGGAACAAGCGGAACTCCAAAGAGTTTTTTCCTTTCCTGGGACGATTGGAAGAGATACGCAGAAAAATATGCCCGAATATTTGTCTCACAAGGATTCACTGCAGAAGACAAGATGATCATCTGTGCAAGTTATGGAATGAATGTGGGAGCAAATACCATGACACTTGCAGCACGGGAAGTTGGAATGAGTATTATACCAACTGGGAAATGTACATTTCCAATCCGTCTCATTCAATCGTATCAACCAACCGGGATTGTAGGAAGTGTCTTTAAATTTTTACGATTGGCGAGAAGAATGCAGGCAGAGGGAATGAAACCCGCAGATTCCAGTATTCAGAGACTTGTAGTTGGTGGGGAGAGTTTTGCTGAAGAATCCAGAAAATATGTTCAGGAACTTTTTGACTGTGATGTATACAATAGTTATGGTAGTACTGAAGGCACGATGTGTGGAGAATGCCAGGCAATTGCAGGACTCCATGTCCCTGAAGATATTGTCCATCTTGACATTCATGATCCAAGACATCAACGGTTTTTACCAGACGGAGAAGAGGGGCACATTGTTCTTACAACATTACTAAAACCGGGTGAACGATGTGGATCACTTCTCATAAATTATGATACCGATGACACAACAAAGGTTATCAGCAGAAGCAGGTGCCAATGTGGGAGGACCCACATGAGAATTCAGAATCCCTGGCGTGAATCAGAGACAATTCATATTTTTGAGGTTCCAATTAACCGTATTGACATCGAACGTGCTGTTTTTCAATCATCAAATTTGCCTTCGCTTACTGGGGAATATGAAGCATTTGTATATGGTGAAGAAGAAAATGAGATAACACTTCGTATATCAGTTGAAGCAGAAGACAAGGATTCATGCAGTATTCATGATATAACCGATGTGATCACCGAGACAATTCTGAAGCAAAAACCAGAACTTATTGGGAGTTATGACGATGGAATATTCCAAATTCTGGTTCACATCACCGGACCTGGGGGTCTGGAGCTTCACCATATCAGAGGAAGGCCGAAAAGATTGATGGATAGAAGATGA
- a CDS encoding protein kinase domain-containing protein has protein sequence MRENKQFRRYYFSILVLVLLSLLNFSYYVSGADDPYTSGGTSGVGYYMGEYVSDTIPSSLEAGSSYPVVITFRNNGMVSWEWGVEKFGLLYQGLQSSISVDPVFSPIPEGMKVATQEVSSFPFTLTPPDKPGEYELSFSMSTRKGEDRYTPFPNGFSKKITVIPKEGVSSGSVGSIIIQSTPSGALVRMGNEDKGFTPLTLPDLNPAQYEISVSHPDYSSKWTQVMVEPGAVSRVQIDLTSQEKPSVSTEHLLKYTTLGWILDNLPLIIISAVIIFLGFQVIMMDTQRIPEQHPIRRYTRPLIMFAPSADGKNRFQRGVGDRGKGNQAGENESVSGKSDAGWNKKGGKTSGSGIGGQKVIMDRSIRRGGSDSDKKPIETENSIPDIQVEDPEQESKEIEGMWGFPHSLRDRYEPLGVAGDDSYARVYKVRKKESGALRALKVGHLKQPGSEILQKETAVWRSLRHPNIVHLFRSEFLDDMTFLENEYLEGLSYKGSLHTSLSGLPKPIREQYAVSLVRDIAEGLRYAHEIGVRHYHLQTGDILITPKLRAKISGFARGRNEFGFSIKDSDVRNATAAYITPEQKNETIYGNPGRRTDIYQLGVIFYELLTGFLPYSPEAFKKSGREGLYEEYKDELILPSEIRKNLVKYDPILLRMLSRKKSGRYDYMDEFIADLDALSRPKPVE, from the coding sequence ATGAGAGAGAACAAACAATTTAGAAGATATTATTTTTCCATACTGGTTCTTGTTCTCTTAAGTCTCCTTAATTTCTCGTACTATGTTTCTGGAGCAGATGATCCATACACCTCTGGGGGGACTTCAGGTGTGGGATATTATATGGGTGAGTATGTTTCAGATACAATCCCGTCTTCACTTGAAGCTGGTTCATCATATCCGGTAGTCATTACCTTTCGGAATAATGGGATGGTATCCTGGGAATGGGGAGTTGAAAAATTTGGTCTCCTCTATCAGGGTTTACAATCTTCTATATCTGTTGACCCGGTTTTCTCTCCTATTCCGGAAGGAATGAAAGTTGCAACACAAGAAGTATCCTCTTTTCCTTTTACCCTCACTCCTCCTGATAAACCTGGTGAATATGAGCTGAGTTTCTCAATGTCTACCAGAAAAGGTGAAGACAGATACACGCCGTTTCCTAACGGCTTCTCAAAAAAGATAACCGTTATTCCTAAAGAAGGCGTTTCATCAGGATCTGTTGGTTCAATTATAATTCAATCAACTCCATCCGGAGCACTTGTGAGAATGGGTAATGAAGATAAAGGATTTACCCCTCTTACCCTGCCTGATCTCAATCCTGCTCAGTATGAGATTTCTGTTTCTCACCCAGATTATTCATCTAAATGGACACAGGTTATGGTCGAGCCTGGAGCTGTCAGCAGGGTTCAGATTGATCTGACCTCTCAAGAAAAACCTTCAGTTTCTACAGAACATCTTTTGAAATATACGACTCTTGGTTGGATTTTGGATAACCTTCCTCTCATTATTATCAGTGCTGTTATTATTTTCCTGGGTTTTCAGGTGATTATGATGGATACCCAAAGAATTCCTGAACAACACCCGATCAGGCGGTATACACGTCCCCTCATTATGTTTGCTCCTTCAGCGGATGGTAAAAACAGGTTCCAAAGAGGGGTGGGTGATAGAGGAAAAGGAAATCAGGCAGGGGAGAACGAATCTGTATCCGGAAAATCTGATGCCGGCTGGAATAAAAAGGGTGGAAAAACATCTGGTTCTGGAATTGGTGGTCAAAAAGTAATCATGGATCGTTCTATACGACGGGGAGGATCAGATTCTGATAAAAAACCGATTGAGACAGAAAATTCAATTCCTGACATCCAGGTAGAAGATCCTGAGCAGGAGAGTAAAGAGATTGAGGGGATGTGGGGTTTTCCTCATTCTCTTCGTGATCGGTATGAGCCCCTAGGAGTGGCAGGAGATGATTCATACGCACGGGTATACAAAGTCCGCAAAAAAGAGAGTGGTGCTTTAAGGGCATTAAAAGTAGGTCATTTAAAGCAACCCGGAAGTGAAATCCTTCAGAAAGAGACGGCTGTCTGGCGATCACTGCGGCATCCAAATATCGTTCATCTGTTCCGTTCTGAGTTTCTTGATGACATGACATTTTTAGAGAATGAATACCTGGAAGGATTATCGTACAAGGGCTCTCTCCATACCTCCCTCTCCGGCCTTCCAAAACCTATCCGGGAACAATATGCCGTATCTCTCGTTCGGGATATTGCCGAAGGACTTCGTTATGCTCATGAAATAGGAGTTCGTCATTATCATCTTCAGACAGGTGATATTCTTATTACTCCTAAACTCCGTGCAAAAATTTCTGGTTTTGCGAGGGGGAGAAATGAATTTGGATTCTCAATAAAGGATTCAGATGTCCGGAATGCTACTGCAGCATATATTACACCTGAACAAAAGAATGAAACAATATACGGAAACCCAGGAAGAAGAACTGATATCTATCAGCTTGGGGTTATTTTTTATGAACTTCTGACTGGTTTTCTCCCTTATAGTCCGGAAGCATTTAAGAAGTCAGGTCGTGAAGGATTGTATGAGGAATATAAAGATGAACTTATTTTACCCTCAGAAATAAGAAAAAACCTGGTAAAATATGATCCTATTCTTTTACGGATGTTATCCCGGAAAAAATCAGGGCGATATGATTACATGGATGAGTTCATCGCAGATCTAGATGCGTTGAGCAGGCCTAAACCGGTAGAATAA
- the cmk gene encoding (d)CMP kinase, whose amino-acid sequence MRITISGLPGSGTTSLTYHLAEIHRYDVISAGEVFRQMAKERGLSLGEFGAFCEEDPSVDKLIDERQREIALSNTHIIAEGRLSGWMIPEADLKIWLKASLECRVKRIFDRDQFADLDAAMQATQEREASEALRYQQYYDIDINSQNPYHLVLDTEMWTVEQLGIIVSSAIKTLQKTE is encoded by the coding sequence ATGCGGATTACGATCAGTGGTTTACCGGGAAGTGGAACAACTTCTCTTACTTACCATCTTGCTGAAATACACCGATATGATGTTATTTCTGCTGGTGAAGTGTTCAGACAGATGGCAAAAGAACGCGGGTTATCATTAGGGGAGTTTGGAGCGTTCTGTGAGGAAGATCCATCGGTAGACAAACTGATCGATGAACGACAGCGTGAAATTGCATTATCAAATACTCATATTATTGCTGAAGGGCGATTGTCCGGTTGGATGATACCTGAAGCAGATCTGAAAATCTGGTTGAAAGCATCATTAGAATGCAGGGTCAAAAGAATATTTGATAGAGATCAGTTTGCAGATCTTGATGCTGCTATGCAGGCAACACAGGAACGGGAAGCAAGTGAGGCTCTCCGGTACCAACAGTATTATGACATTGATATCAACTCACAAAATCCGTATCATCTTGTCCTTGATACTGAAATGTGGACAGTTGAACAACTTGGTATAATTGTCTCATCTGCAATAAAGACTTTGCAAAAAACCGAATAA
- a CDS encoding adenylate kinase, translating into MTGKKVIITGVPGVGKTSVITESIRRLEEEGVPYQSINFGTFMFEVAQKENIVKDRDEMRKLDKNTQKRLQQLASQAIARIDGNIIIDTHASVKTPAGFLAGLPEWVLKELKPDLIILVETDSDQILKRRLSDASRIRDIEGYKDIQDHQDFNRAVSAAYAMFTGCTIRYIKNPDFLLEKAVEEMVQVLR; encoded by the coding sequence ATGACCGGGAAGAAAGTCATTATTACCGGAGTGCCCGGGGTCGGCAAGACCTCGGTCATTACCGAGTCAATCAGACGGCTTGAAGAAGAAGGGGTGCCATATCAGAGCATTAATTTTGGTACCTTTATGTTTGAAGTTGCACAAAAAGAGAATATTGTCAAAGACCGCGACGAAATGCGGAAACTTGATAAAAATACTCAAAAAAGGCTTCAGCAACTGGCTTCACAAGCGATCGCCCGGATCGATGGTAATATTATCATCGATACTCATGCTTCAGTAAAAACTCCGGCTGGATTCCTGGCAGGTTTGCCGGAATGGGTTTTAAAAGAGTTAAAACCTGATTTGATCATCCTTGTCGAGACTGATTCAGACCAGATATTAAAACGCAGATTATCTGATGCATCGCGTATCAGAGATATTGAAGGATATAAAGATATTCAGGACCACCAGGATTTCAACCGTGCTGTTTCAGCAGCGTATGCAATGTTTACCGGTTGTACGATACGATATATTAAAAATCCGGATTTCCTGCTTGAAAAAGCAGTTGAAGAGATGGTACAGGTCCTCAGGTAA
- a CDS encoding uL15m family ribosomal protein codes for MPVNKRSKYRGSRTCGGGTHKNRRGAGNRGGRGRGGSRDHKFVRGVVHANWTYGTCGFKHHHRTAMTGNVLDIGQIDQIIPSLLKEGTATQDGDMIVLNAADIGIEKVLGGGQVTCKMNITAEAFSQSAIQKIEAKGGHALLS; via the coding sequence ATGCCAGTAAATAAGCGTTCCAAGTACCGGGGTTCCAGAACCTGTGGTGGCGGAACCCATAAAAACCGCCGTGGAGCAGGGAACCGTGGTGGCCGTGGAAGAGGAGGAAGCAGAGATCACAAGTTTGTACGTGGGGTTGTCCATGCAAACTGGACCTATGGTACCTGTGGTTTCAAACACCACCACCGGACTGCTATGACCGGCAATGTTCTTGATATCGGCCAGATTGATCAGATTATTCCATCACTCCTTAAGGAAGGGACAGCAACCCAGGATGGAGATATGATCGTTCTCAATGCAGCTGATATTGGAATTGAGAAGGTTCTTGGTGGTGGACAGGTCACCTGCAAGATGAATATTACTGCAGAGGCGTTCTCCCAGTCTGCGATCCAGAAGATCGAGGCAAAGGGCGGGCACGCCCTGCTCTCCTGA
- a CDS encoding DUF106 domain-containing protein, with protein MAGSKSATMSMMPLILAMGLLFVASIEAVRNTLGTSLNVVLGPLVDTFHIPFYIVIIILSAMTGFYSSIIQKYTIDYKKMKETQNKMKEFQKEYREAMLSKDEKRIKKLESKRTHMMQDQMEMSQAQFKPMGYIMVITLPIFFWLIFRLNHFDAMINMPFFGLVHLTDLILGPAPAWIIWYMLCSITLSQVIRKALDIGGL; from the coding sequence ATGGCAGGTTCAAAATCCGCAACAATGAGCATGATGCCCCTGATTCTGGCAATGGGGCTGTTGTTTGTAGCCAGTATTGAAGCAGTCCGCAATACTCTTGGGACTTCATTAAATGTAGTCCTTGGGCCCCTTGTGGATACATTTCATATTCCCTTTTACATCGTTATCATCATCCTCTCTGCAATGACAGGTTTTTATTCATCGATTATTCAGAAATATACCATTGATTATAAGAAGATGAAAGAAACGCAGAACAAGATGAAAGAATTCCAAAAAGAATATCGTGAAGCGATGCTTTCAAAGGATGAAAAGAGGATAAAAAAACTCGAATCCAAACGAACACATATGATGCAGGATCAAATGGAGATGAGCCAGGCTCAGTTCAAACCAATGGGGTATATTATGGTAATTACACTCCCCATTTTTTTCTGGCTGATATTCCGTCTCAATCATTTTGATGCCATGATCAACATGCCATTCTTCGGACTGGTTCATCTTACTGATCTCATTCTTGGACCTGCACCTGCCTGGATTATTTGGTATATGCTTTGTTCTATAACCCTTTCACAGGTAATCAGAAAAGCTCTTGATATCGGGGGTTTGTAA
- a CDS encoding 30S ribosomal protein S5, with product MAFDKSEWVPLTGLGRMVQAGEIKSIDEILTSGKPIKEPEIVDAFLPDLVDEVLDINMVQRMTDSGRRVKFRAVVVVGNRDGYIGFGQGKDAQVGEAIKKAIVSAKINLIKVRRGCGSWECGCSNPHSIPMLVTGNAGSVRVTLRPAPQGIGLVTGDIGKKVLELAGIRDVWAQTQGQTRTTINYAKATFNALKATNMIRLGGME from the coding sequence ATGGCATTTGACAAGTCAGAATGGGTACCCCTGACCGGTCTTGGACGTATGGTCCAGGCTGGTGAAATAAAGAGTATTGACGAGATACTCACCAGTGGGAAACCCATCAAGGAACCTGAGATCGTTGATGCATTCCTTCCAGACCTCGTCGATGAGGTGCTCGACATCAATATGGTACAACGGATGACCGATTCTGGTCGCCGGGTAAAATTCAGAGCAGTTGTGGTTGTCGGAAACCGCGACGGGTACATCGGATTTGGACAGGGAAAAGACGCTCAGGTCGGTGAAGCCATTAAGAAGGCCATCGTGAGTGCCAAGATTAACCTAATTAAAGTCCGCCGTGGCTGTGGTTCATGGGAATGTGGATGCAGTAATCCGCACTCAATTCCAATGCTGGTTACTGGTAACGCAGGAAGTGTCCGTGTTACCCTTCGTCCAGCTCCACAGGGAATCGGTCTTGTAACCGGAGATATTGGTAAGAAAGTGCTTGAACTTGCAGGTATCCGTGACGTCTGGGCACAAACCCAGGGACAGACCCGGACCACCATCAACTATGCAAAGGCAACCTTCAATGCACTTAAGGCAACCAACATGATTCGTCTTGGAGGAATGGAGTAA
- a CDS encoding 50S ribosomal protein L30 — translation MYAVVQVRGTVKTRREIKDTLKMLRLHHINHCVLIPDTPAYAGMIRKVKDFIAYGEVDASTLEELLANRGRLVGDMHLTDEYVKENSQYGGISEFAAALAGGQARLTDVPGLKPVLRLHPPRKGYKTTKRTVQQGGSLGYHGENINDLLYKMR, via the coding sequence ATGTATGCGGTTGTACAGGTCCGCGGTACGGTTAAAACCCGTCGTGAGATCAAAGACACCCTTAAGATGCTCCGTTTGCACCATATCAACCACTGTGTTCTGATCCCGGACACTCCGGCATATGCTGGTATGATCCGGAAAGTCAAGGATTTCATTGCATATGGTGAAGTGGATGCATCTACTCTGGAGGAGTTGCTTGCAAACCGTGGCAGACTTGTTGGTGATATGCATCTCACCGATGAGTATGTTAAGGAAAATTCTCAGTATGGTGGAATTTCAGAGTTTGCAGCAGCACTCGCTGGTGGACAGGCACGTCTGACAGATGTTCCTGGACTCAAGCCGGTACTTCGTCTCCACCCGCCACGAAAGGGGTATAAGACTACGAAGAGGACTGTCCAGCAGGGTGGTTCCCTGGGCTATCACGGGGAGAACATCAATGATCTCCTCTATAAAATGAGGTAA
- the secY gene encoding preprotein translocase subunit SecY, which yields MGEILDRMEPILAKMPAVKTPEGHVHFKNKLAWTAAILILYFALTNIPVFGLSPESQDMFQYFRALLAGSSGSIVHLGIGPIVTASIVLQLLKGADLIHIDTSELKGQIQYMGLQKLMIFIMIVVEALPMIVGGFLKPDPAIASALFGGNSGVLAILIFIQICIGGVLIFLMDEVVTKWGIGSGVGLFIIAGISEAIINGFINWAPVNDMYPVGFFPRLFSVVLDGANFIQYFGTDLIAFITTIAIFILIVYVESTRVEIPLAHTQVRGARARFPVKLIYASVLPMILVRVLQANVQMIGLFLNNVGITFFGTFEGQTPTSGLMWYLAPINSPSDWMWWMPNYIGGHAPWEVLIRLGIDSVVMIVGGAIFALFWVKTAGLDSKAVARQIQLSGMSIPGYRRNPAVLEKVLDRYIPRVTVIGGVFIGIMSVVANLFGVIGAVSGTGLLLTVSITYRLYEQIASEQIMEMYPFMRTFFGKE from the coding sequence ATGGGTGAGATACTCGACCGGATGGAGCCAATTCTGGCTAAAATGCCGGCAGTCAAAACGCCAGAAGGCCATGTTCATTTTAAGAACAAACTTGCCTGGACCGCTGCAATTTTAATTTTATACTTTGCTCTCACGAATATTCCTGTTTTCGGGCTTTCCCCTGAATCACAGGATATGTTCCAGTACTTCCGTGCTCTTCTTGCTGGTTCAAGTGGTTCAATTGTCCATTTAGGAATTGGTCCAATTGTTACTGCTTCTATCGTTCTTCAGCTCCTCAAAGGTGCTGACCTTATTCACATTGATACCTCTGAATTAAAAGGACAGATCCAGTACATGGGTCTTCAGAAACTCATGATCTTCATCATGATCGTGGTTGAAGCCCTGCCGATGATCGTTGGAGGATTTTTAAAGCCTGACCCGGCTATTGCTTCAGCATTATTCGGAGGTAACAGTGGTGTCCTGGCAATACTAATCTTTATCCAGATTTGTATCGGTGGAGTACTCATCTTCCTGATGGATGAGGTGGTGACAAAATGGGGTATTGGTTCTGGTGTTGGTCTCTTCATTATCGCCGGTATCTCTGAAGCAATTATCAATGGTTTCATTAACTGGGCTCCTGTTAATGATATGTATCCGGTCGGATTCTTCCCCCGTCTCTTCTCTGTAGTGCTTGACGGGGCGAATTTTATCCAGTACTTTGGAACTGACCTCATTGCATTCATTACCACTATAGCAATCTTCATACTGATTGTGTATGTTGAATCTACCAGGGTTGAAATCCCTCTGGCACATACTCAGGTTCGTGGTGCCAGAGCACGGTTCCCGGTCAAACTCATTTACGCCAGTGTGCTTCCGATGATTCTTGTCCGTGTACTGCAGGCAAACGTCCAGATGATTGGATTGTTCCTGAATAACGTGGGTATTACATTCTTTGGAACTTTTGAAGGACAGACACCGACCAGCGGTCTCATGTGGTACCTGGCTCCGATTAATAGTCCATCTGACTGGATGTGGTGGATGCCCAATTATATTGGAGGCCATGCACCATGGGAAGTCCTGATACGATTGGGTATCGATTCCGTTGTGATGATTGTCGGAGGCGCAATATTCGCTCTGTTCTGGGTGAAGACAGCCGGCCTTGATTCAAAGGCAGTAGCCCGTCAGATTCAACTCTCTGGAATGTCAATACCTGGATACCGTAGAAACCCGGCCGTTCTGGAGAAGGTTCTGGATCGGTATATTCCCCGTGTCACTGTCATTGGTGGGGTTTTCATCGGTATTATGTCGGTAGTAGCAAACCTCTTTGGTGTGATTGGTGCTGTATCCGGTACTGGTCTGCTGCTTACCGTTTCAATTACCTATCGACTCTATGAACAGATCGCCAGTGAACAGATCATGGAAATGTATCCGTTCATGCGAACATTCTTTGGTAAGGAATAA